In a single window of the Limnohabitans sp. 2KL-27 genome:
- a CDS encoding DUF4390 domain-containing protein encodes MSSVWAQTATAELTELRAERRDAGLYLTAQLKLELGPVVEDALVKGLAVHFVAEAEVLRDRWYWYDRKVGAATRYYRLAFQPLTRRWRLNVSNEPISGAGLAGSISQNFETLSEALDVIRRQSGWKVADITDLDVDARQYMTYRFKLDISQLPRPFQIAAGNQSEWSLSVARQMRLTADMVR; translated from the coding sequence GTGTCCTCAGTCTGGGCTCAAACGGCCACGGCTGAGCTGACGGAGTTGCGTGCCGAGCGACGAGATGCGGGGCTTTACTTGACCGCCCAGCTCAAACTCGAACTGGGGCCGGTGGTTGAGGATGCTCTGGTCAAAGGCCTGGCCGTGCACTTTGTCGCCGAGGCCGAGGTCTTGCGAGACCGCTGGTATTGGTATGACCGCAAAGTGGGGGCTGCCACCCGTTATTACCGGCTTGCTTTTCAGCCACTGACACGCCGCTGGCGGCTGAATGTCTCCAATGAGCCGATTTCCGGCGCAGGCTTGGCAGGCAGCATTTCACAAAATTTTGAAACCCTGTCCGAAGCATTGGATGTGATTCGTCGCCAATCCGGCTGGAAAGTGGCGGACATCACCGACCTGGATGTGGATGCACGCCAATACATGACTTACCGCTTCAAGCTGGACATTTCCCAGTTGCCACGCCCCTTCCAGATTGCTGCAGGCAATCAGAGTGAATGGAGTTTGTCTGTGGCGCGGCAGATGCGCCTGACAGCAGACATGGTGCGCTGA
- the rsmB gene encoding 16S rRNA (cytosine(967)-C(5))-methyltransferase RsmB, protein MTPNVPSQVTRAPAQSAPLWRLLQATAAAVQATRQGRSLTAQIESVSQELRPGVQALSFQVLRQLGRATALREQLAGKAPPPAVDALLCTALALCWRDEEAPYPVHTLVNQAVEAARKQRNTQAQSGFINACLRRFMREREALVLKTDSDLQAQWNHSRWWVERLQADHPLHWQQILTQAQQAAPMTLRVNARHHTVAGYQQQLQAIGLQAKAVGSQGLQLNKAVPVNQLPGFAAGHVSVQDAAAQVAAPLLLQGLDAEMPWRILDACAAPGGKTGHLLEIYPQAQVLALDVDEARCERIHQNLQRLGLTAQVLAADAGQPASWWDGILFDAVLLDAPCTASGIVRRHPDVRWLRRPTDSAQLARTQAALLKALWPLVKPGGRLLYCTCSIFKSEGDETVQAFLQHNTDALMQPSPGHLIPGQPPFGLPFEDNPLGEHDGFYYALLEKRLG, encoded by the coding sequence ATGACACCCAACGTTCCGTCCCAGGTTACGCGCGCTCCCGCGCAGTCAGCGCCTTTGTGGCGTCTGTTGCAGGCCACAGCCGCTGCAGTGCAGGCGACCCGCCAGGGACGCTCCCTCACGGCACAGATTGAAAGTGTCTCGCAAGAGCTGCGACCTGGGGTGCAAGCCTTGAGCTTTCAGGTCCTCAGGCAGCTCGGTCGTGCCACGGCACTGCGTGAACAGTTGGCCGGCAAAGCACCTCCCCCAGCGGTGGATGCTTTGCTCTGCACGGCGCTGGCTTTGTGCTGGCGCGATGAAGAAGCGCCTTATCCTGTTCACACCTTGGTGAATCAAGCGGTCGAAGCCGCGCGAAAGCAGAGAAATACCCAAGCCCAGAGCGGCTTCATCAACGCCTGTTTGCGACGCTTTATGCGTGAACGCGAAGCCTTGGTCCTGAAAACCGACAGCGACCTGCAAGCGCAATGGAACCATTCGCGCTGGTGGGTGGAACGATTGCAAGCAGATCACCCCTTGCACTGGCAGCAGATCTTGACGCAGGCACAACAAGCCGCGCCCATGACGCTGCGGGTGAATGCCCGACACCACACCGTGGCGGGCTATCAGCAGCAACTTCAGGCGATAGGGCTGCAGGCCAAGGCGGTGGGCTCACAGGGCTTGCAATTGAACAAGGCGGTGCCCGTGAACCAGTTGCCGGGCTTTGCGGCCGGGCATGTCTCGGTGCAGGACGCAGCCGCTCAGGTGGCTGCGCCATTGTTGCTGCAGGGTTTGGATGCTGAAATGCCATGGCGCATCTTGGACGCCTGTGCGGCGCCGGGCGGCAAAACGGGCCATTTGCTGGAAATTTACCCTCAAGCTCAAGTCTTGGCGCTGGACGTGGATGAGGCCCGTTGCGAACGGATACATCAAAATTTGCAGCGTTTGGGGCTGACCGCGCAAGTCTTGGCGGCCGATGCCGGACAGCCTGCGTCTTGGTGGGATGGCATCCTGTTTGACGCGGTTTTGCTAGATGCGCCATGTACGGCTTCGGGCATTGTGCGCAGGCATCCGGATGTGCGTTGGCTTCGCCGTCCCACCGACAGCGCGCAATTGGCGCGCACACAGGCAGCGCTGCTCAAGGCACTTTGGCCCTTGGTCAAGCCCGGGGGGCGCTTGCTGTATTGCACGTGCTCGATTTTCAAATCAGAGGGCGACGAAACGGTGCAGGCGTTCCTTCAACACAACACAGACGCCTTAATGCAGCCCTCTCCAGGGCATTTGATACCCGGGCAGCCCCCGTTTGGCCTGCCATTCGAGGACAATCCACTGGGTGAACATGACGGGTTTTATTACGCATTGCTGGAAAAGCGTCTGGGTTGA
- the rpoC gene encoding DNA-directed RNA polymerase subunit beta' gives MKSLLDLFKQFTPDDHFDAIRIGLASPEKIRSWSFGEVKKPETINYRTFKPERDGLFCAKIFGPIKDYECLCGKYKRLKHRGVICEKCGVEVTQTKVRRERMGHIDLAAPCAHIWFLKSLPSRLGLVLDMTLRDIERVLYFEAYVVTDPGMTPLKKFGIMSEDDYDAKVKEYGDEFVAKMGAEGIKELLQGIDIESEIERLRGDLTGSELKVKKNSKRLKVLEAFKKSGIKPEWMVLEVLPVLPPDLRPLVPLDGGRFATSDLNDLYRRVINRNSRLRRLLELKAPEIIARNEKRMLQEAVDSLLDNGRRGKAMTGANKRALKSLADMIKGKSGRFRQNLLGKRVDYSGRSVITVGPTLKLHQCGLPKLMAIELFKPFIFARLEAMGIATTIKAAKKEVEAGTPVVWDILEEVIKEHPVMLNRAPTLHRLGIQAFEPLLIEGKAIQLHPLVCAAFNADFDGDQMAVHVPLSVEAQMEARTLMLASNNILFPASGEPSIVPSQDVVLGLYYATRDRINAKGEGLIFSDIGEVQRALDANAVELTAKINVRMTEWTKDKVTGEFSSSVSMVETTVGRALLSEILPKGLPFSNLNKALKKKEISKLINTAFRKCGLKETVVFADKLLQNGFRLATRAGISIGIDDMLVPPEKPAIIEAAEKEVKDIEQQYVSGLVTAGERYNKVVDIWGKAGDVVSKVMMDQLRKEKTIDRHGKEVDQESFNSIYMMADSGARGSAAQIRQLAGMRGLMAKPDGSIIETPITANFREGLNVLQYFISTHGARKGLADTALKTANSGYLTRRLVDVTQDLVVTELDCGTADGSLMRAIVEGGEVIESLRDRILGRTVAEDVLHPESRAVLAEAGVMLDEDLIDELEAAGVDEVKVRTALTCETRFGLCAKCYGRDLGRGGLVNNGEAVGVIAAQSIGEPGTQLTMRTFHIGGAASRAAVASSVEAKSNGSIGFNATMRYVTNSKGELVVISRSGEIVIAEHGRERERHKVPYGAILSVKADQSIKAGAILANWDPLTRPIITEYAGTVKFENVEEGLTVAKQLDEVTGLSTLVVIDPKRRGAAKVIRPQVKLIDAAGKEVKIPGTDHSVTIGFQIGSLIQVRDGMDVGPGEVLARIPVEGQKTRDITGGLPRVAELFEARTPKDKGMLAEITGTVSFGKETKGKVRLQITDPEGKVWDELIPKEKNILVHEGQVVNKGESIVDGPADPQDILRLLGIEELARYIVDEVQDVYRLQGVKINDKHIEVIVRQMLRRVVVENIGDSNYISGEQVERSEMLNTNDALQSDGKIPATFSNLLLGITKASLSTDSFISAASFQETTRVLTEAAIMGKRDELRGLKENVIVGRLIPAGTGLAYHQARKVKDAMDDAERRAIADAEAADLAGSATEDAVTDAGEAA, from the coding sequence ATGAAATCACTACTCGACCTGTTCAAGCAGTTCACGCCCGATGACCATTTCGATGCGATCCGCATCGGTCTGGCATCGCCTGAGAAGATCCGTTCGTGGTCTTTCGGCGAAGTGAAAAAGCCGGAAACCATCAACTACCGGACCTTCAAGCCCGAGCGCGATGGTCTGTTTTGTGCCAAGATTTTTGGTCCCATCAAAGACTACGAATGCCTGTGCGGCAAGTACAAACGCCTCAAGCACCGCGGCGTGATCTGCGAGAAGTGCGGCGTTGAAGTCACACAGACCAAGGTTCGTCGCGAGCGCATGGGTCACATCGATCTGGCCGCACCGTGCGCCCACATCTGGTTCTTGAAGTCATTGCCGTCGCGTTTGGGCCTGGTGCTCGACATGACACTGCGTGACATCGAGCGGGTGCTGTACTTTGAAGCGTATGTCGTGACCGATCCCGGCATGACCCCGCTCAAAAAATTCGGCATCATGTCCGAAGACGACTACGATGCCAAAGTCAAGGAATACGGCGATGAATTCGTCGCCAAGATGGGTGCCGAGGGCATCAAGGAACTGCTGCAAGGCATCGACATTGAGAGCGAAATCGAGCGTTTGCGTGGTGACTTGACCGGCTCCGAACTCAAGGTCAAGAAGAACTCCAAGCGCCTGAAAGTGCTCGAGGCCTTCAAGAAATCGGGCATCAAGCCCGAGTGGATGGTGCTCGAAGTGCTGCCTGTGTTGCCACCGGACCTGCGTCCCTTGGTGCCGCTGGACGGTGGCCGTTTCGCCACCTCCGACTTGAACGACCTCTACCGCCGCGTCATCAACCGCAACAGCCGTCTGCGCCGTTTGCTGGAGCTGAAGGCGCCTGAGATCATTGCGCGCAACGAAAAGCGCATGTTGCAAGAAGCCGTGGACAGCTTGCTGGACAACGGCCGTCGCGGCAAAGCCATGACGGGTGCCAACAAGCGTGCCCTGAAGTCTTTGGCCGACATGATCAAAGGCAAGAGCGGTCGTTTCCGTCAGAACTTGCTGGGCAAGCGCGTCGACTACTCGGGTCGTTCCGTCATCACCGTGGGCCCTACGCTCAAGCTGCACCAGTGCGGTTTGCCCAAGTTGATGGCCATTGAGTTGTTCAAGCCCTTCATCTTTGCGCGTCTCGAAGCCATGGGCATCGCGACCACCATCAAGGCCGCCAAGAAAGAAGTCGAAGCCGGCACCCCGGTGGTGTGGGACATTCTCGAAGAGGTCATCAAAGAGCACCCCGTGATGCTCAACCGTGCGCCTACTTTGCACCGTTTGGGTATCCAGGCGTTCGAGCCTTTGTTGATCGAAGGCAAAGCCATCCAACTGCACCCCCTCGTTTGCGCGGCCTTCAACGCCGACTTCGACGGTGACCAGATGGCCGTTCACGTGCCCTTGTCTGTGGAAGCCCAGATGGAAGCCCGCACCTTGATGCTGGCCTCGAACAACATCTTGTTCCCTGCCTCTGGTGAGCCGTCGATCGTGCCGTCGCAAGACGTGGTGCTGGGTTTGTACTACGCCACCCGCGACCGCATCAACGCCAAGGGCGAAGGCCTGATCTTCTCCGACATCGGAGAAGTTCAGCGCGCCCTGGATGCCAATGCTGTGGAGTTGACCGCCAAGATCAACGTGCGCATGACCGAGTGGACCAAGGACAAAGTCACAGGTGAATTCTCTTCATCGGTGTCGATGGTCGAAACCACTGTGGGTCGTGCCTTGCTGTCTGAGATCCTGCCCAAGGGCCTGCCCTTCAGCAACCTCAACAAGGCCCTGAAGAAGAAGGAAATCTCCAAGCTGATCAACACGGCTTTCCGCAAGTGCGGCTTGAAAGAGACCGTGGTGTTTGCCGACAAGCTGTTGCAAAACGGTTTCCGTCTGGCCACGCGCGCAGGCATTTCGATCGGCATCGACGACATGCTGGTGCCGCCTGAGAAGCCCGCCATCATTGAAGCGGCTGAAAAAGAAGTCAAAGACATCGAGCAGCAATACGTCTCCGGTCTCGTGACCGCTGGCGAGCGCTACAACAAGGTGGTGGACATCTGGGGCAAAGCCGGTGATGTCGTCTCCAAGGTGATGATGGACCAACTCCGCAAAGAGAAGACCATCGACCGCCATGGCAAGGAAGTCGACCAAGAATCGTTCAACTCGATTTACATGATGGCCGACTCTGGCGCGCGTGGCTCTGCAGCCCAGATTCGCCAGTTGGCCGGTATGCGTGGTTTGATGGCCAAGCCTGACGGCTCGATCATTGAGACCCCCATCACGGCGAACTTCCGTGAAGGTCTGAACGTGTTGCAGTACTTCATCTCGACACACGGTGCGCGTAAAGGTCTGGCCGATACGGCTTTGAAGACCGCCAACTCGGGTTACCTGACCCGCCGTTTGGTGGATGTGACCCAAGACTTGGTCGTGACCGAGCTCGATTGCGGCACCGCCGACGGCTCGCTCATGCGTGCCATCGTCGAAGGTGGTGAGGTGATCGAATCGCTGCGTGACCGTATCCTGGGCCGCACCGTGGCCGAAGACGTGTTGCACCCTGAAAGCCGCGCTGTGCTGGCCGAAGCGGGTGTCATGCTGGACGAAGACCTGATCGACGAACTCGAAGCCGCAGGTGTCGACGAAGTCAAGGTGCGCACCGCGCTGACCTGCGAAACACGCTTTGGTTTGTGTGCCAAGTGCTATGGCCGCGATTTGGGCCGTGGTGGTTTGGTCAACAACGGCGAAGCGGTCGGCGTGATTGCTGCCCAGTCGATTGGCGAGCCCGGCACACAGCTGACCATGCGGACGTTCCACATCGGTGGTGCGGCGTCACGCGCCGCTGTGGCCTCCAGCGTGGAAGCCAAGTCCAACGGCAGCATTGGTTTCAACGCCACCATGCGTTACGTGACCAACAGCAAAGGCGAGTTGGTGGTGATTTCCCGTTCCGGAGAGATCGTGATCGCCGAACATGGCCGTGAGCGTGAGCGCCACAAAGTGCCCTACGGTGCCATCTTGTCGGTCAAGGCCGACCAGAGCATCAAGGCCGGTGCTATTTTGGCCAACTGGGACCCGCTGACCCGCCCGATCATCACCGAGTACGCCGGCACTGTGAAGTTCGAAAACGTCGAAGAAGGCTTGACCGTGGCCAAGCAGCTTGACGAAGTAACCGGCTTGTCGACCCTGGTGGTCATTGACCCCAAGCGCCGTGGCGCTGCCAAGGTCATTCGCCCGCAGGTCAAGCTGATCGATGCGGCTGGCAAAGAAGTCAAGATCCCTGGCACCGACCACTCGGTGACCATCGGTTTCCAGATCGGCTCGCTGATTCAGGTGCGCGATGGCATGGATGTGGGCCCTGGCGAAGTGTTGGCCCGTATCCCCGTGGAAGGTCAAAAGACCCGAGACATCACCGGCGGTTTGCCCCGTGTGGCCGAACTGTTCGAAGCCCGCACGCCCAAAGACAAAGGCATGCTGGCCGAGATCACCGGTACGGTGTCGTTCGGTAAAGAGACCAAAGGCAAGGTCCGCTTGCAAATCACCGATCCTGAAGGCAAGGTCTGGGATGAACTGATCCCCAAAGAGAAGAACATCCTGGTGCACGAAGGCCAAGTGGTCAACAAGGGCGAGAGCATTGTGGACGGCCCGGCCGACCCTCAAGACATCTTGCGCTTGCTGGGCATCGAAGAGCTGGCCCGCTACATCGTCGACGAAGTGCAGGACGTTTACCGTTTGCAGGGCGTGAAGATCAACGACAAGCACATCGAAGTGATTGTTCGTCAGATGTTGCGCCGCGTGGTGGTGGAGAACATTGGTGACTCCAACTACATCTCCGGCGAGCAGGTGGAGCGTTCCGAAATGCTCAACACCAACGACGCTTTGCAGAGCGATGGCAAGATTCCTGCGACCTTCAGCAACCTGTTGCTGGGTATCACGAAAGCCTCCTTGTCGACCGATTCGTTCATCTCGGCCGCTTCCTTCCAGGAAACGACCCGCGTGTTGACCGAAGCGGCCATCATGGGCAAGCGCGACGAGTTGCGCGGCCTGAAGGAAAACGTGATTGTGGGTCGCTTGATTCCTGCCGGCACCGGCTTGGCTTACCACCAGGCCCGCAAGGTCAAGGACGCCATGGACGATGCAGAGCGTCGCGCCATTGCGGACGCCGAAGCGGCTGACCTGGCAGGCTCTGCGACCGAAGACGCTGTCACCGATGCAGGCGAAGCGGCCTGA